A single region of the Anaerococcus urinomassiliensis genome encodes:
- a CDS encoding SagB family peptide dehydrogenase: MEGLRINKYAEQIKEISNKIAHLPDIEQVAIIHEVIDDTPYKTKEYNKYFHDEYYISHNKEKIVNSNAKRIKLKPYEDMSDCDLKEIITQRYSIRDYKNEEVSFEQFSTILHYSFGKKRTARGAYNQREFPFKFINSAGGLNHLDLYVFVNNVTGIESGIYYYDFINDELIQIEHGNMRLIVKYVNYQNEFTVYSNFVVTIVSDLSRIVPKYYKRAYRMVHMDAGIATAYMQLIGEYLGISSCVVAGFLEHELEKLLSLTENDYPISTMSFGIKN, translated from the coding sequence ATGGAAGGCTTAAGAATAAATAAATACGCAGAGCAAATAAAAGAGATTTCTAATAAAATAGCCCATTTACCAGATATCGAACAAGTTGCTATAATCCATGAAGTAATTGACGATACTCCTTACAAAACAAAAGAATATAATAAATATTTTCATGATGAATACTATATTTCTCATAATAAGGAAAAAATAGTTAATAGCAATGCTAAGAGAATTAAATTAAAACCTTATGAGGATATGTCAGATTGTGATTTGAAAGAAATTATAACTCAAAGATATTCTATTCGTGACTATAAAAACGAAGAAGTATCTTTTGAACAATTTAGTACAATTCTACACTATAGCTTTGGTAAAAAGCGTACAGCAAGAGGAGCTTATAATCAAAGAGAATTCCCTTTTAAATTCATTAATAGCGCTGGTGGGCTAAACCATCTTGATTTGTATGTATTTGTAAATAATGTTACCGGAATAGAAAGCGGAATATATTATTATGATTTTATAAATGATGAACTCATACAAATTGAACATGGAAATATGAGATTAATAGTAAAATATGTAAATTATCAAAATGAATTTACAGTGTATTCGAATTTTGTTGTGACAATTGTATCTGATTTATCGAGGATAGTTCCTAAATATTATAAACGTGCATATAGAATGGTACATATGGATGCGGGAATTGCTACTGCATATATGCAATTAATTGGAGAATATCTAGGCATATCTTCATGTGTAGTTGCTGGTTTTTTAGAACATGAACTAGAAAAATTGCTTTCATTAACAGAAAATGATTATCCAATATCGACAATGTCCTTTGGAATAAAAAATTAA
- a CDS encoding GntR family transcriptional regulator, whose translation MDTNKLIFEQVAEIVENQILDGYLKADDQSPSTTEFANVYSINPATARKGLNILVDEGILYKRRGMGMFVTQDAKKIIIRKRKDAYISNILPDLIKNMTMLGITKEELIIEIEKLYKKDGNDD comes from the coding sequence ATGGATACTAACAAACTAATATTTGAACAAGTAGCAGAAATTGTAGAAAATCAAATCTTAGATGGTTACTTAAAAGCAGATGACCAGTCCCCTTCCACAACTGAGTTTGCTAATGTTTATTCTATAAACCCAGCAACAGCAAGAAAGGGACTCAATATTCTGGTTGATGAAGGAATACTATACAAAAGGCGAGGCATGGGAATGTTTGTAACTCAAGATGCAAAAAAAATTATTATAAGAAAAAGGAAAGATGCATACATAAGTAATATTTTGCCAGATTTAATAAAAAATATGACTATGTTAGGAATTACCAAAGAAGAATTGATAATAGAAATTGAGAAGCTTTACAAAAAGGATGGAAATGATGATTAA
- a CDS encoding CPBP family intramembrane glutamic endopeptidase encodes MDLLIKNIILNDILILDFKFYTSFNNISILRLIFSLIISIGEEFIFRFPIGQFEIVRGGLLLIVGSISFGIIHFYFSKYDGLSKIVIGLIFGTIILLTKNIYYSIITHITYNIAIELFGGINKNMN; translated from the coding sequence ATGGACCTATTAATAAAAAATATTATATTAAATGATATCTTAATACTAGATTTTAAATTTTATACTAGTTTTAATAATATATCAATATTGAGATTGATTTTTTCTTTAATAATATCAATTGGTGAGGAGTTCATATTTAGATTTCCTATAGGTCAGTTTGAAATTGTGAGAGGAGGACTATTATTAATTGTAGGGTCAATTTCATTTGGTATAATTCACTTTTACTTTTCGAAGTATGATGGATTATCTAAGATAGTGATTGGGCTTATTTTTGGTACTATTATCCTTTTAACTAAGAATATTTATTATTCAATAATTACTCATATTACTTATAATATTGCTATTGAATTATTTGGTGGGATTAATAAAAATATGAATTAA
- a CDS encoding YcaO-like family protein: MGLKIKVRNHKKISEPSEFQIEDFLNYKEMMNYLGYFNLIKKLDIVMAPYSELPLFIGNCEFSNIDYIFNYLLGNTGQSLSLSDSIFAGGKGFTYYKAICSSLGEAFERLMACFEYFEQEKNLVVSSYKDLIKKNINAANPSDYSLFSREQHEEKNFLFDDFDEDSIIGWVPMKEYRTDEEILFPASLVLMYYTQQAKNEDRIGYSTSGGLTSHFEYNRGILHGVEEIIERHEINLSWYCKHPPKAITLDKVKNPKLLKFEEYIKDKNIKFYLHNVDQQNFHVVTAMSFDEDMTKYSFNAGGGVSKDIESAILSSLEEYMQSINNTRKIVYAPNWITSQFSNQVLDVKEGDDPKNFKTFYQAVSYYGLSCYKHELDWFVKGNNKIKLSEIRKTQPGLSVKDYVEKNDIKPVYTALKMQDRFRRIYIAKVYMKEFSTAFIAGVPALGHKSYAQYLPKDETINKRILPFP; encoded by the coding sequence ATGGGATTAAAGATAAAAGTACGAAATCATAAAAAAATTTCTGAACCATCAGAATTTCAAATTGAAGACTTCTTAAATTATAAGGAGATGATGAATTATCTGGGATATTTTAATTTAATAAAAAAATTGGATATTGTTATGGCTCCATACTCAGAACTGCCTTTATTTATAGGTAACTGTGAGTTTTCCAACATAGATTATATTTTCAATTATCTTCTAGGAAATACAGGCCAATCTTTATCACTTAGTGATTCTATATTTGCTGGAGGTAAGGGATTCACATATTATAAAGCAATATGTTCATCTCTTGGAGAGGCATTTGAAAGACTAATGGCATGTTTTGAATACTTTGAACAAGAAAAAAATTTAGTTGTATCTTCTTATAAAGATTTAATTAAAAAAAATATTAATGCAGCTAATCCTTCAGATTATTCATTATTTTCAAGAGAGCAACATGAAGAAAAAAACTTCTTGTTCGATGATTTTGATGAAGATAGTATAATTGGATGGGTTCCAATGAAAGAATACAGAACTGATGAAGAAATTTTATTTCCTGCATCATTAGTTTTAATGTATTATACTCAGCAAGCAAAAAATGAAGATAGAATAGGATACTCTACATCGGGAGGTCTTACCTCTCACTTTGAATATAATCGCGGTATTTTGCACGGGGTAGAAGAAATAATTGAACGCCATGAGATTAATTTATCTTGGTATTGTAAACATCCTCCAAAAGCTATTACATTAGATAAAGTAAAAAATCCTAAGCTTTTAAAATTCGAGGAATACATAAAAGATAAAAATATTAAATTTTATTTACATAACGTAGATCAACAAAATTTCCATGTTGTAACTGCTATGTCTTTTGATGAAGATATGACAAAATATTCTTTTAATGCTGGTGGTGGAGTTTCTAAAGACATAGAAAGTGCTATATTATCGTCCTTAGAAGAATATATGCAATCAATTAATAATACAAGAAAAATTGTCTACGCTCCTAATTGGATAACATCTCAATTCTCTAATCAGGTTCTAGATGTAAAAGAAGGTGATGATCCTAAAAATTTCAAAACATTTTATCAAGCTGTTTCTTACTATGGCTTATCTTGCTATAAGCATGAGTTGGACTGGTTTGTAAAAGGAAATAATAAAATAAAATTATCTGAAATTCGAAAAACACAACCAGGTCTTAGTGTTAAGGATTATGTTGAGAAAAATGATATAAAACCTGTTTATACTGCTCTTAAGATGCAAGATAGATTTAGGAGAATATATATAGCTAAAGTTTATATGAAAGAATTCTCTACGGCATTTATTGCAGGGGTTCCGGCTTTAGGTCATAAAAGTTACGCACAATACTTACCAAAAGATGAAACTATAAATAAAAGAATTTTACCTTTCCCATAA
- a CDS encoding ABC transporter permease: MNKIKPYLKMEMLALSREYISLFFMIVLPMVLTIVFGGAFGNEVTKYGPNVLGIDTVIPVNIVFLLANTGLMGIPITTLEAKDQGVLKRYMTYPISYGMYFLSLMMTFMIVCIISTILFVSVSFIIFNARWFMDIQSFLIFIVVYFDIMFVFFMLGYALALLIKSTRTASLVASGIFMFLIFTSGVALPVDSLPEVVQKIARIFPMYHSIEIVQHARINGFSLAQNGINCLYMLGYTIIAILVLKNVRIKWD, from the coding sequence ATGAATAAAATAAAACCATACTTAAAAATGGAAATGCTTGCATTATCACGTGAATATATTTCTCTTTTCTTTATGATTGTTTTGCCTATGGTATTAACAATAGTTTTTGGTGGTGCTTTCGGTAATGAAGTAACCAAATACGGACCAAATGTATTAGGGATAGATACAGTAATTCCTGTAAATATAGTATTTTTATTAGCTAATACAGGACTTATGGGAATTCCAATAACAACTCTAGAAGCAAAAGATCAAGGGGTATTAAAAAGATACATGACTTATCCTATTTCCTATGGCATGTATTTCTTATCACTTATGATGACTTTTATGATTGTTTGCATAATATCAACAATACTTTTTGTTTCAGTTTCATTTATTATATTTAATGCGAGATGGTTTATGGATATACAATCATTTCTAATATTCATAGTAGTATATTTTGATATAATGTTCGTATTTTTTATGTTAGGATATGCGCTAGCTTTGTTAATAAAGTCAACTAGAACAGCCAGTTTGGTAGCATCGGGTATATTTATGTTTTTAATATTTACATCAGGAGTTGCTTTGCCGGTAGACTCTCTACCTGAAGTAGTACAGAAAATTGCTCGTATTTTTCCGATGTATCATTCTATTGAGATTGTTCAACATGCTCGGATAAATGGATTCTCATTGGCTCAAAACGGAATAAATTGTCTCTATATGCTTGGATATACCATAATTGCAATACTAGTACTAAAGAATGTGAGGATAAAATGGGATTAA
- the istA gene encoding IS21 family transposase: protein MDKNAIIRLKNQGYSNREVSRILKINRKTVAKYWNKYQEDVKNLDNPNLDRALVQEEIAKAPSYDSSNRKKIKYTKEVDEYLDQILESEKRKDSILGNHKQALSVVQIHKMIVDKGFDISYPSIAVYVRKKREASKECFIKQVYDFADRLEYDFGELKLVIDGKLVSLNMAVMSSPASNFRWAYLYTSQNQDVFFDSQVRFFNMIGGMYREIVYDNMRNVVSKFIGRNEKELNPRLIEFANYYGFSVNVTNCFSGNEKGHVEGSVRIIRKNAFCEKYEFDSIDQAQEYLNSKLIQLNKDSKINEEKKHLLVLRPTYELSKVSFAKVDKYSLIQVDKNKYSLPDYMVGKTVLVRAYAREIKIYVNDKLLAVHKRKDGANEYSIDITHYLKSLARKPGAIRNSLALKSHPDLKNIFDKYFTSNPKKFIELVELNKDKDVDKIVDILNNYSNTKKELDVLDIVKTDKKEADIEIKARKIVSSYDSLVIGG from the coding sequence ATGGATAAGAATGCAATAATAAGACTTAAAAATCAAGGATATTCAAATAGAGAAGTATCTAGAATACTTAAGATTAATAGGAAGACTGTAGCTAAATATTGGAATAAGTACCAGGAAGATGTTAAGAATTTAGATAATCCTAATTTAGATAGAGCATTAGTTCAAGAAGAAATTGCCAAGGCGCCTTCCTACGATTCTTCTAATAGAAAGAAGATCAAATATACAAAAGAAGTAGATGAGTATCTTGATCAGATTTTAGAAAGTGAGAAAAGAAAGGATTCTATCTTGGGTAATCATAAGCAAGCTTTAAGCGTTGTTCAGATTCATAAGATGATTGTTGATAAGGGTTTTGATATATCTTATCCTTCAATAGCAGTTTATGTTAGAAAGAAAAGAGAAGCTTCTAAAGAATGCTTCATTAAGCAAGTATATGATTTTGCTGATAGGTTAGAATATGACTTTGGTGAACTTAAGCTTGTAATCGATGGCAAACTTGTTAGTTTAAATATGGCTGTTATGAGTTCCCCAGCATCTAATTTTAGATGGGCTTATCTATACACAAGTCAAAATCAAGATGTATTCTTTGATTCACAAGTAAGATTTTTTAATATGATTGGAGGAATGTATAGAGAAATAGTCTATGATAATATGAGAAATGTTGTTAGTAAGTTCATAGGTAGAAATGAAAAAGAACTTAACCCAAGATTAATAGAGTTTGCCAACTACTATGGCTTTTCAGTCAATGTAACCAATTGTTTTTCAGGAAATGAAAAAGGTCATGTTGAAGGAAGTGTTAGGATAATTAGAAAGAATGCTTTTTGTGAAAAATACGAGTTTGATTCAATTGATCAAGCACAAGAGTACTTAAATTCTAAACTTATCCAGTTAAATAAGGACTCTAAGATTAATGAGGAAAAGAAACACCTTCTAGTCCTAAGACCTACTTATGAACTATCAAAAGTATCTTTTGCTAAGGTAGATAAGTATTCTTTAATACAAGTTGATAAAAACAAGTATTCACTACCAGATTACATGGTAGGAAAAACTGTTCTTGTTAGAGCTTATGCTAGGGAAATTAAAATATATGTAAATGATAAACTTCTAGCCGTTCATAAAAGAAAAGATGGTGCTAATGAATATAGCATTGACATCACTCATTACCTAAAATCATTAGCACGCAAACCAGGTGCAATTCGTAATTCTCTCGCCTTAAAAAGTCATCCTGATTTAAAAAACATCTTCGATAAATACTTTACCTCTAACCCAAAGAAGTTCATAGAATTAGTAGAGCTTAACAAAGATAAGGATGTTGATAAAATAGTTGATATCTTAAATAACTATTCTAACACTAAGAAAGAACTTGATGTATTAGATATAGTGAAAACCGATAAAAAAGAAGCTGACATAGAAATAAAGGCAAGAAAAATAGTGTCCTCCTATGATAGCCTTGTAATTGGAGGCTAA
- the mscL gene encoding large conductance mechanosensitive channel protein MscL, producing MWKEFKQFIQKGNVLDMAVGIIMGTAFTAIVNSLVEDLLMPIITGLTAGVDFEDLVVNVGGATLKFGNLINAIITFLIVAFVLFSILKSMNKIEPVSDEPTTKECPFCKSEIAIDATRCPNCTSELEGYHNEHAHVHTN from the coding sequence ATGTGGAAAGAATTTAAACAATTTATTCAAAAAGGCAACGTCCTTGACATGGCAGTTGGTATCATCATGGGTACTGCATTTACTGCAATTGTCAACTCATTAGTGGAAGATTTATTAATGCCAATTATTACTGGCCTTACTGCAGGAGTTGATTTTGAGGACTTAGTTGTTAATGTTGGTGGAGCTACATTAAAATTCGGTAACTTAATCAACGCCATTATAACATTCTTAATTGTAGCATTTGTTCTATTTTCTATACTTAAATCAATGAATAAGATAGAACCAGTTTCTGACGAGCCAACTACAAAAGAATGTCCATTCTGTAAATCAGAAATTGCAATTGATGCAACAAGATGTCCAAATTGTACAAGTGAACTTGAAGGTTACCACAACGAACACGCTCACGTTCATACAAACTAA
- a CDS encoding ATP-binding cassette domain-containing protein, which produces MIKLEKVSKSYGNNIVLDNINLSLEDNKIYGLIGRNGVGKTTLMKILSDQIINYQGEAFVDGSNIKNDKTFKENLVIISDGFISDMQQASKLKTLTSTIKILAPKFNQKRYDELMDIFMLNEKTRYNKLSYGNQGLYRSIIGLSTGAKIIFLDEPANGLDEINRDIFYKKIIEYQEQDKSLIMVSSHILSDIERVVTDIIFLKDSKVALNESVESIEEKAYMITIDEDHLKYLENKNILSYKKVGKQLVVMVYDDFTSEELERLNARVDRMNLQELFRAFNKEA; this is translated from the coding sequence ATGATTAAATTAGAAAAAGTAAGTAAGTCTTATGGCAATAATATTGTTCTTGATAATATCAACTTAAGTCTAGAGGATAATAAAATTTATGGACTTATAGGCAGAAATGGTGTTGGAAAGACGACACTTATGAAGATCTTATCTGATCAAATAATAAACTACCAAGGGGAGGCTTTTGTTGATGGATCAAATATAAAAAATGATAAGACTTTTAAAGAAAATTTGGTAATCATTAGCGACGGTTTTATATCTGATATGCAACAGGCAAGCAAATTAAAAACTCTAACATCAACTATTAAGATCCTCGCCCCTAAGTTCAATCAAAAAAGATATGATGAGCTGATGGATATCTTTATGCTAAATGAAAAGACCAGATATAACAAATTATCCTATGGTAATCAAGGACTTTATAGGAGTATTATTGGTCTTTCTACTGGCGCAAAAATAATTTTCTTAGATGAGCCAGCAAATGGTCTAGATGAAATTAATAGAGATATCTTTTACAAAAAAATTATAGAATACCAAGAACAAGACAAATCTTTGATTATGGTTTCATCACACATACTCTCAGACATAGAAAGGGTTGTTACAGATATAATCTTTCTAAAAGATTCAAAAGTAGCATTAAACGAATCCGTTGAATCCATAGAAGAAAAGGCTTATATGATTACTATTGATGAAGACCATTTAAAATACTTAGAGAATAAAAATATTTTATCTTATAAAAAAGTTGGTAAGCAATTGGTAGTTATGGTTTATGATGACTTTACAAGTGAAGAACTAGAAAGATTAAATGCAAGAGTAGATCGTATGAACTTACAAGAACTATTTAGAGCATTTAACAAGGAGGCATAA
- the istB gene encoding IS21-like element helper ATPase IstB: MNIKEASNILKLSYLRESYEDLIEESSNLNLSNEEFLKLFLEREVERRKNNGIARRIRNAKFINKKFLEDFDKTKYSLELNKKFGYLETLKFIDNKENIIMIGTPGCGKTHYATALGIKACIAGKNVLFTSVPNLVIELQEAMSKNQITNYKKKFEKYDLVILDELGYVSFDKIGCEILFNLLSSRNDKGSIILTTNLNFERWEEVFKDPMLTGAIVDRLAHRAHIMDMSREKSYMMEDTMEWSKNI, translated from the coding sequence ATGAATATTAAAGAAGCTTCTAACATACTTAAGCTCTCTTATCTAAGAGAGTCATATGAGGATTTAATAGAAGAATCATCAAATCTAAACTTATCTAACGAAGAATTCTTAAAACTTTTCTTAGAAAGAGAGGTAGAAAGAAGGAAAAACAACGGCATAGCAAGAAGAATAAGAAATGCCAAATTTATCAACAAGAAATTCTTAGAAGACTTTGATAAAACAAAATATTCTTTAGAACTAAACAAAAAATTTGGATATCTTGAAACACTAAAATTCATAGATAACAAAGAAAACATAATCATGATAGGGACACCTGGATGTGGTAAAACTCATTATGCAACTGCCTTAGGTATTAAGGCATGTATTGCTGGAAAGAATGTACTATTTACCTCTGTTCCTAACCTTGTGATAGAACTACAGGAGGCTATGAGTAAAAATCAAATTACTAACTACAAGAAGAAATTTGAAAAATATGACTTGGTGATCTTAGATGAGCTAGGTTATGTTTCCTTTGATAAGATAGGCTGTGAGATTCTTTTTAACCTATTATCATCAAGAAATGATAAGGGTTCAATAATATTAACAACGAATTTAAACTTTGAAAGATGGGAAGAAGTATTTAAAGATCCAATGCTAACTGGAGCTATAGTAGATAGACTTGCTCATAGGGCCCATATTATGGATATGTCTAGAGAAAAATCTTATATGATGGAAGATACAATGGAGTGGTCAAAGAATATATGA
- a CDS encoding ATP-binding cassette domain-containing protein yields MNLLVDNVVKKYDKVVLDNINLDIKDPGVYLIAGPNGSGKTTLLEIIAGLRKADSGEVLVSGHKSGSLEAKKELGFLCQQNGLRKTVKLKEELALVKDIFRIEVDDMDYLKKFNLEEYYNNKTSTLSGGTKRRFLTAILFLANQNIIMLDEPVSGLDTYSRDEIWNTIREYGKDHIVIVSDHYLNQARLYSDIIILLNNGKIVSNDTFENIRKECPFEKLIKVRDKNISSVKQIIEELGGIYELKVSGTVNNFYIRNNIDQIYEKVKDLKVSVHDLDLEDIYFYLTGKKSHSEETL; encoded by the coding sequence ATGAATTTACTAGTAGACAATGTAGTAAAAAAATATGATAAAGTCGTTTTAGATAATATAAATCTTGATATAAAAGATCCAGGTGTTTACCTGATAGCTGGCCCAAATGGTAGTGGTAAAACCACTTTATTGGAGATAATAGCAGGCCTTCGTAAAGCAGATAGTGGTGAAGTTTTAGTAAGTGGTCATAAGTCAGGAAGCTTGGAGGCAAAAAAAGAGCTTGGATTTTTATGTCAACAAAATGGTTTAAGAAAAACAGTTAAATTAAAAGAAGAGTTGGCTTTAGTAAAAGACATTTTTAGAATTGAAGTAGATGATATGGATTATTTAAAAAAATTTAATTTGGAAGAATATTATAATAATAAAACCAGCACTCTCTCTGGAGGAACAAAAAGACGTTTTTTAACTGCTATTTTATTTCTAGCAAATCAAAACATAATTATGCTTGATGAACCGGTTTCTGGCCTGGATACATATAGTAGAGATGAGATTTGGAATACAATTAGAGAATATGGGAAAGATCATATTGTAATTGTTTCTGATCATTATTTAAATCAAGCAAGACTTTATTCGGATATAATAATTTTGCTTAATAATGGGAAAATAGTTTCAAATGATACTTTTGAAAATATAAGAAAAGAGTGTCCTTTCGAGAAATTGATTAAAGTAAGAGATAAAAATATATCTTCTGTAAAGCAGATTATTGAAGAATTAGGTGGAATTTATGAACTTAAAGTATCAGGAACTGTAAATAATTTCTATATAAGAAATAATATTGATCAGATTTACGAGAAAGTAAAAGATTTAAAAGTTTCAGTCCATGATTTGGATTTGGAAGACATATATTTTTACCTAACTGGTAAAAAAAGTCATTCTGAGGAGACATTATAA